Within Anopheles ziemanni chromosome 2, idAnoZiCoDA_A2_x.2, whole genome shotgun sequence, the genomic segment tatgttttttgttgcttcattTTCGTAACAATCCCACAAATAATTTTTACTCAATATATGAAACTTGTTTTGATATCTGCAGTCGTCAAAAAATATCTATGCTCTGGCCATTATACTTGTAGAGATACAGTTCTTATTATATTAGCTTGAGCCGTTTTTTCTGTATGGAAAAGTTCGTTGGTTATTTCgttatgttgtgttttttaaaacCACACCCAAAGGTGTTTCTTCCTACGTTTTATGCGCTGTTGTGGAAACAGCGTTGGTTTTCAAAACTTGGCTATACAGCATACACCGCGATCACATATTTTTAGGCTCCGAAACTGAGCTACAAAATTCGCCCGGCTCAGGCAAACAGAACCGAGTTGATGATCGCAACCCCTTCCAATGATATGGATTTGTTGGTACTGGTTGAAAAAAggttgtttgaaaaacaaacgcatGCGTTTTCAATGGgttattgtgtttttgttttccaccaaatGTAGAAGGAAgccaaaataattaattttggaTCAAAGTGTAACAAAACGCTTCGGTACTGTTTTGTCAAACGTACCATTTGCGCAGTGCGCTTCATCGGGTTCGATTCGTCTTTTTACGATCCTCTATCAGTTCAACAATTCTTTGGGATCACATTTGAGAAGATGGTTTACTTCCGGGTAAGATGCTGCCGTCATACTGATGGTCAAAGTGTTTGCATGACAGGTTTTTCTATCCCATAGCGTCGCTTGTGCATGCTGATCTATCTACTTTGCGTTTGGTGCAGGGTGGGCCATCAGCAGCCACTCGAACAGCGACTGGTGGCAGCGGAGCCGGGCGATTCCACGGAACCGATTCCGGCCATCTACAACACGCCACCCCAGTCGCCGGTGAAAATTCTCCGCGAAACCGGTCCCATAACGGAGCAGGACAGCATGAAGGCACCGGACGATATGCAGCAGTCAGAATCGTACACCTACAGCTACTACCGGCCGTTGTACTATCCGGGTGTGTACTACTCGTACTATCCACGCTACCGCTGGTACCGTCCGTATTACTACTACAACTGGTGGTATTATTGAAAGGCCTTGCGTCGtcaaaaaatgaaacccaAAGGAGTGTTTATTCAATCGATTCATTTCAGTGCACGTTCTGTTTCTTCCCTAATTGCACTTGATTTTAGTTTGATTTGTTCCGCTCTAGGTTCGGTTTCACCGCACGGAACACCATCATTATATTTGTGACGCCAAAGTCGAATTGGTTGTCACATTAGTtttgccaacaaaaaaaaaaaacatttttaacctTACCGGAAAGTAGGTCTCACAAAAAAATTCTAGTTAATTCAAACTGAAGCATGCAAAAGGAAACCGGTTAAGGCAAAGCTAAAAAATCCGCGTGTTATAAGGCACAAACTATATGTGTAAAAAACCGGTCCATC encodes:
- the LOC131294196 gene encoding uncharacterized protein LOC131294196 encodes the protein MVYFRRRLCMLIYLLCVWCRVGHQQPLEQRLVAAEPGDSTEPIPAIYNTPPQSPVKILRETGPITEQDSMKAPDDMQQSESYTYSYYRPLYYPGVYYSYYPRYRWYRPYYYYNWWYY